In Sphingobacterium sp. PCS056, the following proteins share a genomic window:
- a CDS encoding NAD-dependent epimerase, translating into MKTILVTGAAGFIGFHLAKSLLKDGYQIVGLDNLNDYYDVSLKLDRLEELGIRDFDISNSASFSVSDQYEGRFTFVKLDLQDRIALPKLFEKFQFDGVINLAAQAGVRYSIENPASYIDSNIVGFLNILECCRHHKINHLVYASSSSVYGENEKVPFSEDDTVDQPISLYAATKKSNELMAYTYSHLYGMATTGLRFFTVYGPWGRPDMAPMLFANAITAGKAIKVFNEGQMSRDFTYIDDIVKGIKIAFDHPASTNQGAAYQIFNIGNGAPVSLFEFIETLEKSLGQVADKIMLPMQDGDVPKTWANTDKLNNLGYQSTTPIKEGIAQFISWFQNYYTKES; encoded by the coding sequence ATGAAAACTATACTTGTTACAGGAGCCGCTGGATTTATTGGATTCCATTTAGCTAAATCTCTTTTAAAAGACGGATATCAAATCGTTGGGTTGGATAATCTAAATGATTATTATGATGTCAGCTTAAAATTGGATCGTTTAGAAGAATTGGGAATTCGTGATTTTGACATATCTAACAGTGCATCATTTTCTGTATCAGATCAATATGAAGGAAGATTTACTTTTGTAAAATTAGATCTTCAAGATCGCATAGCTCTTCCAAAATTATTTGAGAAGTTTCAATTTGATGGTGTTATCAATTTAGCTGCGCAAGCAGGTGTTCGTTATAGTATTGAAAATCCAGCTTCTTATATTGATAGTAATATTGTAGGTTTTCTGAATATCTTGGAATGCTGTAGACACCATAAAATAAATCATTTGGTCTATGCTTCAAGTTCATCGGTATATGGCGAGAATGAGAAAGTTCCATTTTCTGAAGATGATACCGTAGATCAACCAATTAGTTTGTATGCAGCTACCAAGAAAAGTAATGAGTTGATGGCTTATACTTACAGTCATTTATATGGTATGGCGACGACTGGTTTACGATTTTTTACGGTATATGGTCCTTGGGGTCGTCCAGATATGGCTCCTATGCTATTTGCAAACGCGATCACTGCAGGTAAGGCGATTAAGGTATTCAATGAAGGTCAGATGAGTCGTGACTTTACCTATATCGATGATATTGTAAAAGGAATAAAAATTGCTTTCGATCATCCTGCTTCAACGAATCAAGGAGCGGCTTATCAAATTTTTAATATTGGTAATGGAGCTCCAGTATCACTATTTGAGTTTATCGAAACCTTGGAGAAAAGCTTAGGACAAGTTGCTGATAAAATCATGTTACCTATGCAAGATGGCGATGTTCCAAAAACCTGGGCAAATACAGATAAATTAAATAATTTGGGTTATCAAAGTACAACCCCTATCAAAGAAGGTATAGCACAGTTTATATCGTGGTTTCAAAATTATTATACAAAAGAATCTTAA
- a CDS encoding nucleotide sugar dehydrogenase, whose translation MKKIAVIGLGYVGLPLARLFATKFPVVGFDINQKRIDELRAGKDLTLEVEDDILQAVLTDSNPLSSGTNGLWCSNQLTDIDDANFYVVTVPTPVDKNNRPDLTPLYKASETVGKVLKKGDIVVYESTVYPGVTEEECIPVLERVSGLKFNVDFFAGYSPERINPGDKQHTVEKILKVTAGSTPEIGLEVDEVYKTVITAGTHLAPCIKVAEAAKVIENSQRDINIAFVNELAKIFNILNIDTHAVLEAAGTKWNFLPFKPGLVGGHCIGVDPYYLAQKAQEHGYHPEIILAGRRLNDSMGEYVASQVIKTMIKKCINVNGAEVLMLGVTFKENCPDVRNTKIVDVIAALEDYGVKVTTYDPWANPSEVKHEYGIDSLTELPSSKFDAIILGVAHNEFLDVDFDSLKKDCAIIYDVKGIISEKADNRL comes from the coding sequence ATGAAAAAAATTGCAGTTATAGGCTTAGGATACGTAGGATTACCTTTAGCCCGCTTGTTTGCAACAAAATTTCCAGTGGTCGGTTTTGATATCAACCAAAAACGTATTGATGAGCTGCGTGCTGGGAAAGATTTAACATTAGAAGTGGAAGATGATATTTTACAAGCTGTTTTAACAGATTCAAATCCGCTTTCATCAGGTACTAATGGTCTATGGTGTTCTAACCAATTAACTGATATCGATGATGCAAACTTCTATGTCGTTACGGTGCCTACACCAGTTGATAAAAACAATCGTCCAGATTTGACACCTTTGTATAAAGCTTCCGAGACCGTTGGTAAAGTTTTGAAAAAAGGAGATATCGTGGTGTATGAATCTACGGTATATCCAGGTGTTACTGAAGAAGAATGCATTCCGGTATTAGAGCGCGTATCCGGTCTTAAATTTAACGTTGATTTCTTTGCCGGTTATTCACCGGAGCGTATCAATCCAGGAGATAAGCAACATACAGTTGAAAAAATATTAAAAGTAACTGCAGGTTCAACACCAGAGATTGGTCTAGAAGTCGATGAAGTTTATAAAACTGTGATTACAGCAGGTACGCATTTAGCACCTTGTATCAAAGTTGCTGAAGCCGCTAAAGTAATTGAAAACTCACAACGTGATATCAATATTGCCTTTGTCAATGAGTTAGCTAAGATTTTTAATATTTTAAATATTGATACTCATGCCGTTTTAGAAGCAGCAGGTACCAAGTGGAATTTTCTTCCATTCAAACCAGGATTGGTCGGTGGTCACTGTATTGGTGTTGATCCATATTATTTAGCTCAAAAAGCACAAGAGCATGGCTATCACCCAGAGATTATTTTGGCAGGTCGTCGTCTCAATGATTCTATGGGCGAGTACGTAGCATCACAAGTGATCAAAACGATGATCAAAAAATGTATCAATGTCAATGGTGCAGAAGTATTAATGTTAGGTGTAACATTTAAAGAAAACTGTCCAGATGTACGTAATACCAAGATTGTAGATGTTATCGCAGCATTAGAAGACTATGGTGTCAAAGTAACCACTTATGACCCTTGGGCAAATCCATCAGAAGTAAAGCATGAGTACGGTATTGATAGTTTAACTGAGTTACCTTCATCAAAATTTGATGCTATCATTTTAGGTGTAGCGCATAATGAATTCTTAGATGTCGATTTTGATTCTTTAAAGAAGGATTGTGCTATTATCTATGATGTCAAAGGTATTATTTCAGAAAAAGCAGACAATAGATTATAA
- a CDS encoding nucleotide sugar dehydrogenase, with the protein MMSKVLFQKKQTIDYKLMMNVKKIACIGAGYVGGPTMSVIAQKNPGIIVTVVDLNQARIDAWNDSDLNNLPIYEPGLADVIEEARGRNLFFSTDVEKAIDEADMIFISVNTPTKTYGKGKGQAADLKFIELCARQIASVAQSDKIIVEKSTLPVRTADALKSILDNTGNGVNFHILSNPEFLAEGTAIPDLQSPDRVLIGGENRDAIEALVGIYEAWVPRERILTTNLWSSELSKLVANAFLAQRVSSINAISELCEVTGANVDEVARAVGTDSRIGPKFLKSSVGFGGSCFQKDILNLVYIARSYNLHAVANYWEQVILLNDHQKSRFAEKIIRDMYNTVNGKRIVFLGWAFKKDTNDTRESAAIYVADHLLSEEANIIIYDPKVTAEQIYRDLDYLGTRSSEENKRLVQVVEDPYEACKDAHAIAVLTEWDEFRTYDWKLIKEQMKRPSFVFDGRSVLDSSLMESLNFTYYKIGSDVNQK; encoded by the coding sequence ATGATGTCAAAGGTATTATTTCAGAAAAAGCAGACAATAGATTATAAGTTGATGATGAATGTAAAGAAAATAGCTTGTATTGGAGCAGGATACGTAGGTGGGCCTACTATGTCTGTTATAGCTCAAAAAAATCCAGGTATAATTGTCACAGTAGTTGATTTAAATCAGGCACGTATTGATGCGTGGAATGATTCCGATTTAAATAATCTTCCAATATATGAGCCTGGTCTAGCGGATGTTATTGAAGAGGCGCGAGGAAGAAATCTTTTCTTTTCTACAGATGTTGAGAAAGCGATTGATGAGGCCGATATGATTTTCATTTCGGTCAACACGCCTACCAAAACATATGGAAAAGGCAAGGGTCAAGCTGCAGATTTAAAATTTATAGAACTTTGTGCTCGTCAGATTGCCTCAGTAGCTCAATCCGATAAAATTATTGTTGAAAAATCTACGTTACCTGTTCGTACAGCCGACGCATTAAAGAGTATTTTAGACAATACTGGAAATGGCGTTAATTTTCATATTCTATCCAATCCAGAGTTTTTAGCTGAAGGCACTGCTATTCCGGATTTGCAAAGTCCAGATCGCGTACTAATTGGTGGTGAAAATAGAGATGCAATTGAAGCTTTGGTTGGTATATATGAAGCTTGGGTACCAAGAGAACGGATTTTGACTACAAATCTTTGGTCATCCGAGTTATCCAAATTAGTAGCTAATGCATTTTTGGCACAACGTGTATCCTCTATTAATGCGATTTCCGAATTATGTGAAGTCACTGGAGCCAATGTTGATGAAGTTGCTAGAGCAGTGGGTACGGATTCACGTATTGGCCCAAAGTTTTTGAAATCATCAGTAGGATTTGGTGGTTCATGTTTTCAAAAAGATATTTTGAATCTTGTTTATATAGCACGCTCTTATAATTTACATGCAGTAGCAAATTACTGGGAGCAAGTTATTTTATTAAATGATCATCAAAAATCACGATTTGCCGAAAAAATTATACGTGATATGTACAATACTGTCAACGGTAAACGTATTGTTTTTTTAGGCTGGGCATTTAAAAAAGATACCAACGATACGAGAGAATCAGCAGCCATCTATGTCGCTGATCACTTGTTGAGCGAAGAGGCTAATATTATTATATATGATCCAAAGGTTACAGCCGAGCAGATTTATCGTGATTTAGATTATTTAGGTACTCGGAGTTCTGAAGAAAATAAAAGACTTGTACAAGTGGTTGAGGATCCGTATGAGGCTTGTAAAGATGCACATGCGATTGCTGTCTTGACCGAGTGGGACGAGTTTAGAACATACGACTGGAAGCTTATCAAAGAACAGATGAAGAGACCTTCCTTTGTATTTGACGGACGTAGTGTATTAGATAGTTCTTTAATGGAATCATTAAACTTCACCTACTATAAAATAGGTAGTGATGTTAATCAAAAGTAA